In Gimesia panareensis, the genomic window TATCGCTCCTTAACTTATGAATGTGGCTCAGTGAACCTGTCTCCAGGTGGAAGTTCGCAGATTTATTCTGTTTTTTGTACCTCCACACCGCCAGATGGGCAACCGACCGGGGCCATCAGTTTCCAATTTCTGAAGACTCGCCGCAAATGCGATGCTCCAGCTCGTCACAGCCTGAGAAAATAGACGATTTCTACCCGTTCTGGAACCACCCGGACGAACGCAATCATTGATTGAACAGATACACGCCTCCGCCGATGCCCACCGCAGCGGCCAGGCAGGCCAGCGTGATTTTCACCCAGCTGTAAGGCCGCTCTCCGTTCACTTCGCCTGTTGCCGCGTTCACCGCAACCTGGTACAGCTTCCCCTTGTACTTGTAGCTCATCAGCCAGAGTGGCAACAGCAGATGTTTATACGTAATCGCATCGTACTGGCTCTGCACCGTATCCACCCGTTGAGTATCGCCGCCAATCCGGCTGCAGACTTCGGAATAGATGGCTTCGTCCATCCGCTGTTTCCCCAGGTCGAAACCATCTCGCAGTTCAACATCGTAAGTCCGGGCCGAGAATCCGGCCAGGTAGGCATGCTTAAACGGAACCAGCAGTTGCATGGGAAACGGCTCCAGCGCCCGGATCAATCCTCGCGGCAGCCCCCACGAGGCGAGGATCACGACATCGTCAAAAAAACGCTGGAAGTTACCAGAGGCAGGATACCAGCGGGTCCGGCGTTCACTCCGACGATTCTTGCCGGTTCCGACCGTCACATAATAGTATTCGCCGCGCTGCCCCGAGTAATAATTGCTCGTCAGGCTGTCGAAGGTAAAGTAAGGCAGATAGACGCCGTGAAATTTTCCTTCCGCCCCCTTCTCGACAAAATCATTCGGAGCAAACCAGAGCGACTTCACCCAGGCTCTCAGATTCTCGCGCGAGACACTCTCATCGATCTGAAACGGCAGCACTGCATCCACGGGTACCCGCTTCTCGGATGTATGCACTTTATCCAACTGGATCGGTGAGGCGCAGTAGGGGCATTCCGAACTGGTCAGCGTCCCCACAAACCTCAGCGTCGCGCCGCAACTCTCGCAGCGGACTTCCTGGGCGGTTTCATCTTCTGCGTCCTGCTGCTGTTCGCGGAGCACCTGCAGGTGGGCCAGCATGCCGTAGAAATCCTGCTCTTCCACTTCCTTGTCAGGATCGATGCCGATCATTTTTTCAAAGCCGCAATGCTGGCACTTCAGCTTCTGGGTATGGATATCGAAGATCAGATCCGCACCACAGCCTTCACAGGGAAAGATATGCCCCTTTTCCCCATCAATCCGCTCCCCCTCTTCCCCGAAAGAGTCTTCCAGGAAGATCGGCTCATCGGCATCATGCGGAGGCAAAGGCGGTGGTTGCTGACTCATAATTCCCTTTTAGTCTGAATCTAAACGCAATAGAGATCACTCGGCGGTAGAATAACGTCAATTCGTGACGACAGGATTAATCTACTTTGAAAAAATCAGGCGTCGTAGTCAACCTGAACCAGATAGAGTCCGCTCGCCGGTGCCGTCGCTCCCGCCTGGGAACGATCCATAGCCTCGACAATCTCGCGGACTTTCTCAGGAGCCCAGCGTCCCACCCCCACTTCAAACAGGGTCCCTACTATCGCCCGCACCATGTTGTACAAAAAGCCGTCCGCGACAATATCCACGGTAATGAACTCCGCCGACGAACTCGCAGCACTCTGCGACAGCCCGGGATCCGCGCCCCAGACCGGCCAGACCGAGGTCCGCTGTACCGTCAGTTCTTTCACCGTCCGCACGCTGGTCGCCTTGTTGGGAAAGTGGGATTCGAAACAGCGAAAATCATGTTTGCCCAGCAGATACTGTCCCCCGAGATGCATCTGCTCCGCATCCAGCGGCCGCCCGAATTCGCAGACATAACGCTTCAGGAACGGATAAGGCACGCTGCTGTTGTGAATCACATACCGGTACCGCTTCTGTACCGCCGAGTACGTGGCGTGAAAGTCCGCAGCAACCTCTTCCACTTCCCGGACGCAAATGCTGTCCGGCAGAAACCGCTGCAGCCCCGACTGGATGTTTTTGCAGGGAATCTTTGACTCGGTCTGAAAACTGGCCACCTGCCCCAGCGCATGCACGCCGGCATCGGTGCGTCCCGCCACCAGCACCCCGGTTTTCTGCTGCGTCAGCTTTTCGATCGCCGCTTCCACACAGCTCTGCACCGAAACACCGTTCGGCTGGACCTGCCAGCCGGCGTATTCCGATCCGTCATAAGCCAGTGTCAGTTTGATATTTCTCATGACCATTGCTTCGTCGGCACCAGCCAGTCTGACTTAGAGACCGAGCTTCTCTTTCCAATACGCGGTCTGCTCCTGCACCGGTTGTTCGCCTCCCGAACCGAAGCTGCAGAGTGCCGCCATCGCGTTCCGGGCGCCCAGCACCTGGTAGATATCCTCTTCGATTTCAGGGCACGCCTGCTGCAGTTCTTCCAGCGTCAGATCCGCCAGCCGGATGCTCCGCGATTCACACAGCGAAACGAGCTTCCCGACGATCCCGTGACCGGTCCGCATCGGCGTCCCTTTTTTGATCAGGTACTCCATCAGGGCAGTCGCATCGAGGAAGCCGTCTTCCAGTTTGGCATTGATGGTCTCTACCTGCAGTTCCGCCCCTTCAACCATCGCGGCTGCCAGTTCCAGGCAGGCGGCGACCGTGTCGTAAGCATCGAACATCGCCAGTTTGTCTTCCTGCATATCCCGGTTGTAGGCCATCGGCAGCCCTTTCAGCAGCACCAGCGTCTGCTGCACATCCGCAATCGGCCGGGCCGACTTGCCGCGGATCAGTTCCAGTACATCTGGGTTCCGCTTCTGTGGCATGATCGAGGAACCGGTGGTAAAGGCATCGGGCAGCTTGATAAATCCGAACTCGGTGGAGAACCAGGCGATCCATTCTTCCGCCCAGTTGCTCAGGTGAGTGGCGATCAGCGCCATGCAAAAACAGAACTCAGCCAGGTAGTCGCGATCACTGGAAATATCCAGGCTGTTCCGCGCCACGTCGGTGAACTCCAGCAGTTCCGCGGTATAGTGCCGGTCAATGGGGAGCGAACTCCCCGCCAGTGCCGCCCCGCCCAGCGGAGAAACATTCACACGGGTGAGACAGTCCGCCAGACGCTGGCGATCCCGGTCGAACTTCTCACAGTAGGCCAGCCAGTAATGAGCGGCTTTGACCGGCTGTGCCC contains:
- the truA gene encoding tRNA pseudouridine(38-40) synthase TruA, translating into MRNIKLTLAYDGSEYAGWQVQPNGVSVQSCVEAAIEKLTQQKTGVLVAGRTDAGVHALGQVASFQTESKIPCKNIQSGLQRFLPDSICVREVEEVAADFHATYSAVQKRYRYVIHNSSVPYPFLKRYVCEFGRPLDAEQMHLGGQYLLGKHDFRCFESHFPNKATSVRTVKELTVQRTSVWPVWGADPGLSQSAASSSAEFITVDIVADGFLYNMVRAIVGTLFEVGVGRWAPEKVREIVEAMDRSQAGATAPASGLYLVQVDYDA
- the argH gene encoding argininosuccinate lyase, which gives rise to MAAKAWGGRFQQQTDARVEAFTESISFDSRLAAVDIRGSQAHARMLAKVGLITDDECRQIVETLTEIGGEIEQGNFEFRFELEDIHMHIESALIERIGDIGRKLHTGRSRNDQVSTDLKLYTRGAIERVDSLLKDLQVAFVERCDRDADQVLPGFTHLQRAQPVKAAHYWLAYCEKFDRDRQRLADCLTRVNVSPLGGAALAGSSLPIDRHYTAELLEFTDVARNSLDISSDRDYLAEFCFCMALIATHLSNWAEEWIAWFSTEFGFIKLPDAFTTGSSIMPQKRNPDVLELIRGKSARPIADVQQTLVLLKGLPMAYNRDMQEDKLAMFDAYDTVAACLELAAAMVEGAELQVETINAKLEDGFLDATALMEYLIKKGTPMRTGHGIVGKLVSLCESRSIRLADLTLEELQQACPEIEEDIYQVLGARNAMAALCSFGSGGEQPVQEQTAYWKEKLGL